In Daphnia pulicaria isolate SC F1-1A chromosome 9, SC_F0-13Bv2, whole genome shotgun sequence, a single genomic region encodes these proteins:
- the LOC124313192 gene encoding zinc finger and SCAN domain-containing protein 10-like, producing the protein MSFTPFGGFPTTLATIPHFAVGKFQQAQDQGFVSIPSSQGLQIAVSTVDPSQLNHHNLNGHVHVPTSSTLQIQNQMLNTLLSKTGQNDVFVKVETEAEENERFQQQHHQDKSAQQDISSLNEYLSRFSGPPTFPFQQMYKYPTELIHVTQTDDQQQNMMNDNSPSVQTPEQQQSQVPKKAKKKKKRRDPIPGVPMPRRRSTSLQPALTTALDGTTLYGCPQCHTVFNNREAIETHLTIHRSERPFICNDCGAALKRKEHLDRHRSSHMTERPHPCPVCSKTFKRIEHLQRHSIIHRTDKVHRCPECGKGFNRKDHLTKHIHSHMAKRIKQELGQQPGKAGQQNNDNNSTINIQQHQSVLAHLH; encoded by the exons ATGAGCTTCACCCCGTTTGGCGGCTTCCCGACGACGTTGGCAACGATCCCACATTTCGCTGTTGGGAAATTCCAGCAGGCCCAGGACCAGGGGTTTGTTTCAATACCATCGTCCCAGGGCCTGCAGATAGCCGTCAGCACAGTGGACCCATCACAACTGAATCATCACAACCTCAACGGGCATGTCCATGTTCCAACGTCCAGCACCCTCCAGATCCAGAACCAGATGCTCAATACCTTGTTGAGCAAGACTGGCCAGAACGATGTGTTTGTAAAAGTGGAAACAGAGGCGGAGGAAAACGAAAGGTTTCAGCAGCAACACCACCAAGATAAAAGTGCCCAACAGGACATTAGTAGTTTAAATGAATACCTGTCCCGGTTCTCTGGACCACCCACATTCCCTTTCCAGCAGATGTACAAATACCCCACTGAGCTCATCCACGTCACTCAGACTGATGATCAGCAGCAGAACATGATGAATGACAACTCCCCATCGGTTCAAACAcctgagcagcagcagtctcaG GTCCCCAAgaaagccaaaaagaagaaaaagagacgtgATCCTATCCCTGGAGTGCCTATGCCTAGGAGGAGGAGCACGAGTTTGCAGCCAGCGCTGACGACAGCTCTGGATGGAACGACGCTCTATGGATGCCCTCAGTGCCACACGGTCTTCAACAATCGGGAAGCCATCGAGACTCACCTCACGATACACCGATCGGAGAGACCGTTCATCTGCAACGACTGCGGTGCAGCTCTGAAACGTAAAGAACATTTAGATAGACATAGGTCTTCGCACATGACTGAACGCCCACACCCGTGCCCTGTATGTAGCAAGACATTCAAACGAATC GAACACTTACAAAGGCATTCGATCATTCATCGAACTGATAAAGTGCACCGTTGTCCTGAATGTGGTAAAGGTTTCAATCGCAAGGATCACCTGACCAAGCACATTCACTCCCATATGGCCAAGAGGATTAAGCAGGAGCTTGGCCAGCAGCCAGGGAAAGCAGGGCAACAGAACAATGACAACAATTCCACCATCAACATTCAGCAGCATCAGAGCGTTTTGGCGCATCTGCATTGA
- the LOC124312797 gene encoding vitellogenin-2-like: MARLSLLALALLLVAGSCRAEGLFEDGQEYQYSYLTFTTTGVRDPTPSGSSFGIRGNLLIQKQAGEAIVKLSDVTLGMHNGPDTLLSTVKFLKKPELVLLEKPFKISFLNGKITGFDADASDAEWSINIKKGLATKLQMDVVAGEIGKGDTAFLRTVEDTVVGTCNTTYSFGGSEKGRLMLIKQRTQSECTNVPRMGHNSFGATNCAGKSQDELVATTQLYYQLSRGASSNTAKAHIISSFGYQVLQWHPPAGSPFYNLANTTLVLKSSGPIAKPISASGLTKHYGSLRYTLKRPIPTPEDIDLAREEDFLHPEEPQSQQALRAKAVPTLTKLKEVIGSSALNDETLLDPTAMAALQLFQAMSLESLKAVWKNVESDEELKNLFTEMIPLTGTNPAALLIKELVLGGKLSEMEARRMVAFLPYYLRMPSEKLLTSWEDLLKESPSIKTKELRGAIALAFGHLVGVTCGGNKLRPCKTDTINKYTRMSYEAFKSAKTHPEMIVALSTLRNTNLLPAIERLIPHVKSGSVPHAVRPHVIFALQPIAAVNRNKFLSAVLPLILNATETTEIRIAAISTLFRVQPTFLELQQLIAGAIWERNQEVLNFMMTTFRNYADSKNPCIKPIANQLQLLLRRVAHIKTNFFRSSNRVFDFQDQKYGFGGGLQLATIYGEESRAPLIISGRANYRVSEFNYVPLEIMIRLEGVEDAYVRLFRKLDPKDFKLDTLKDLLQKTMKIVPRQQAPMKMEILLRSQGYTLMYRHMAMEEIAGLMEGKGLVEMISRGLKLTRSMVMLGGQHISWRANDVGLPVGVGLSTPGFARHQLAYGNVNQPNKLGRSILADLDVTLQVVTYMVAYNPLGVSQGIIKARGSRVHLPANILVGFSPSDSQVEIKMNTPTEEKPLSYLFTSKTAAFMWGKDDSKALSYLKDTCSECEPKALVTRGEQFRKGQVVRENINELLGMESHVEVYNCETYTGKASIAKVMYESFKPSEINSHGSVPGFLVMGFMQMRNYFYQYPPTGACSMKAVLHRTQVNPAEAIEIKLKMDSAVPTGKKAAPGKTFSNVKGAVTLLGSPERKWNVEVNIEKEPFNVKSQVAVKIARLANPGLKVPSRALCVNVKTAWANLPEDIFETPSTIEPSVQREVSFVWGEAPSDQCPKANAKDISTIMVKVQGNITEAQREAATSRNTYPYDRCDLDRNDAGRSGIVGPMTQACYEAVLHYATPRSYVLDIHYANLSPRGQMALARVDTMLKASLLPYWSMHAPHGPTATAKKVIGAGHIELKLDVNEDDVDLHVHTDVMHSHYENVDILKNLGMALRNARLPMSQMFAIKAGFVGICDVAPKAVVTFDNVTMNADLPTCYTLISADCSPTPRYAVFAKKTTGPSLPLAVKIYAGGHTLELNPVASGVEVKANDKVVKVENNKPYVLADKDNVIQYIVVSKIGARYFVQVPVLKLTFRYTGDDITSMIPATHRAQHCGLCGDYNGQFSRELVSPSGCNVKDATDLARSYVLRDNKCKESIPVPPCVAEPISVGERKTRSVGIVGHMDKFIRS; the protein is encoded by the exons ATGGCACGTCTGAGCCTGTTGGCCCTCGCTCTTCTTCTCGTCGCCGGCAGCTGCCGTGCGGAAG GTTTGTTTGAGGATGGTCAAGAATACCAGTACAGTTACCTTACTTTCACTACAACCGGCGTTCGTGACCCCACTCCATCTGGCTCCTCTTTCGGCATCCGCGGCAACTTGCTCATCCAGAAACAAGCCGGAGAAGCCATCGTCAAG CTTTCAGATGTGACCTTAGGTATGCACAATGGCCCCGACACTCTTCTGTCGACCGTCAAGTTCTTGAAGAAGCCCGAGTTGGTTTTGTTGGAGAAAcccttcaaaatttctttcctgAATGGAAAG ATTACCGGATTCGATGCTGACGCTTCAGATGCCGAATGGTCCATCAACATCAAGAAGGGTTTGGCCACCAAGTTGCAAATGGACGTCGTTGCCGGAGAAATCGGCAAGGGCGACACTGCTTTCTTGCGTACTGTTgag GACACTGTCGTCGGTACCTGTAACACTACCTACTCGTTCGGAGGTTCTGAAAAGGGTCGCTTGATGCTGATTAAGCAACGCACTCAGAGCGAATGCACCAACGTTCCTCGTATGGGTCATAACAGCTTCGGAGCCACCAACTGTGCTGGTAAATCACAGGATGAGCTCGTCGCCACCACTCAGCTTTACTACCAGCTTAGCCGTGGAGCAAGCAGCAACACTGCCAAGGCTCACATCATCTCATCTTTCGGTTACCAGGTTCTCCAATGGCACCCACCTGCAGGCTCTCCTTTCTACAACTTGGCCAA CACTACTTTGGTTCTTAAGTCATCCGGCCCCATTGCCAAGCCCATCTCCGCTTCTGGCCTGACCAAGCACTATGGCAGCCTTCGTTACACCCTCAAGCGCCCTATCCCCACACCCGAGGATATCGACTTGGCTCGCGAGGAGGATTTCTTGCACCCCGAGGAACCCCAATCCCAACAAGCTCTCCGTGCTAAG GCTGTTCCCACTTTGACTAAGCTGAAGGAAGTCATTGGATCATCAGCCCTTAATGATGAAACTCTTTTGGATCCCACCGCTATGGCCGCCCTCCAGCTTTTCCAGGCAATGAGCTTGGAAAGTTTGAAAGCTGTctggaaaaatgttgaaagcgACGAGGAGCTCAA GAACTTGTTCACCGAGATGATCCCACTTACTGGCACCAACCCCGCTGCTTTGTTGATCAAGGAATTGGTTCTGGGTGGCAAACTCAGCGAGATGGAAGCTCGTCGTATGGTTGCTTTCCTCCCCTATTACTTGCGCATGCCATCTGAGAAACTGTTGACCTCCTGGGAGGATCTCTTGAAGGAGAGCCCCAGCATCAAGACCAA ggaaTTGAGAGGTGCCATTGCTTTGGCTTTCGGTCATTTGGTTGGCGTCACCTGCGGTGGCAACAAACTGCGTCCCTGCAAGACCGACACCATCAACAAGTACACCCGCATGTCCTATGAAGCCTTCAAGTCGGCAAAGACCCACCCCGAGATGATCGTTGCCTTGAGCACTCTGCGCAACACCAACTTGCTCCCTGCCATTGAGCGTCTTATTCCTCACGTCAAGAGCGGCTCCGTTCCTCACGCCGTCCGCCCCCACGTCATCTTCGCTCTGCAGCCCATCGCCGCAGTGAACCGCAACAAGTTCTTGTCTGCTGTTCTCCCCCTGATCCTCAATGCCACCGAGACCACCGAGATCCGTATCGCCGCCATCTCTACCCTGTTCCGCGTTCAACCCACTTTCCTCGAGCTGCAACAGCTGATCGCTGGCGCCATTTGGGAACGCAATCAGGAAGTTCTCAACTTCATGATGACCACCTTCCGC AACTACGCCGATTCCAAGAATCCTTGCATCAAGCCTATCGCCAACCAACTGCAATTGTTGTTGCGTCGCGTCGCCCACATCAAAACCAACTTCTTCCGTTCCAGCAACCGCGTCTTCGACTTCCAAGACCAGAAATATGGTTTCGGTGGTGGTCTGCAACTTGCCACTATCTACGGTGAAGAGTCCCGCGCTCCCCTCATCATTTCCGGACGTGCCAACTATCGCGTTTCTGAATTCAACTACGTCCCTCTTGAGATCATGATTCGTTTGGAAG GTGTTGAGGATGCTTACGTCCGTCTCTTCCGCAAACTGGATCCCAAGGACTTCAAGCTGGATACTCTGAAGGATCTTTTGCAAAAGACCATGAAGATTGTTCCTCGCCAACAGGCTCCCATGAAGATGGAAATCTTGTTGCGCTCCCAAGGCTACACTTTGATGTACCGTCACATGGCCATGGAAGAAATCGCTGGACTGATGGAAGGAAAGGGATTGGTCGAGATGATCTCCCGTGGCTTGAAATTGACCCGCAGCATGGTCATGCTCGGCGGACAGCACATCAGCTGGAGGGCCAACGATGTCGGTCTGCCCGTCGGTGTCGGCCTGAGCACTCCTGGATTCGCTCGCCACCAGTTGGCATATGGCAACGTTAACCAGCCCAACAAGCTCGGCCGCTCCATCCTGGCCGATTTGGACGTCACTTTGCAAGTCGTCACTTACATGGTCGCCTACAATCCTCTCGGAGTTTCCCAGGGAATCATCAAGGCTCGCGGATCTCGCGTCCACTTGCCCGCCAACATTTTGGTCGGATTCTCTCCCTCCGACAGCCAAGTCGAAATCAAGATGAACACTCCCACCGAAGAGAAACCCCTGTCCTACCTGTTCACCAGCAAGACTGCCGCTTTCATGTGGGGCAAAGACGATTCTAAGGCTCTCTCTTACCTCAAGGATACTTGCTCCGAATGCGAACCCAAAGCTTTGGTAACCCGTGGAGAGCAATTCCGCAaag GACAAGTGGTTCGTGAAAACATCAACGAACTCTTGGGCATGGAATCCCACGTCGAAGTTTACAACTGCGAGACTTACACCGGCAAGGCCTCCATCGCCAAGGTGATGTACGAATCCTTCAAGCCCTCGGAAATCAACTCGCACGGTAGCGTGCCCGGTTTCCTCGTCATGGGATTCATGCAAATGCGCAACTACTTCTACCAATACCCACCCACTGGCGCTTGCTCCATGAAGGCTGTCCTGCACAGGACTCAAGTGAACCCTGCTGAAGCtattgaaatcaagttgaagATGGATTCTGCCGTCCCAACTGGCAAGAAGGCCGCTCCCGGCAAGACTTTCAGCAACGTCAAGGGTGCCGTCACTTTGTTGGGCTCCCCCGAACGCAAATGGAACGTCGAAGTCAACATTGAGAAGGAACCTTTCAACGTTAAATCACAGGTCGCTGTCAAGATTGCCCGTCTTGCCAACCCTGGACTTAAGGTTCCCAGCCGCGCTCTTTGCGTCAACGTCAAGACCGCCTGGGCTAATCTTCCCGAGGACATTTTCGAGACCCCGTCGACTATTGAGCCCTCCGTTCAGCGTGAAGTTTCCTTCGTGTGGGGTGAGGCTCCTTCCGACCAGTGCCCTAAGGCCAACGCCAAGGACATCTCCACCATTATGGTCAAGGTCCAGGGCAACATCACTGAAGCTCAACGTGAAGCCGCCACCAGCCGCAACACCTATCCTTATGATCGCTGCGATTTGGACCGCAATGATGCCGGCCGCTCTGGCATCGTTGGCCCAATGACCCAG GCTTGTTACGAAGCTGTCCTGCACTACGCCACTCCCCGTAGCTACGTTTTGGACATCCACTACGCCAACTTGTCTCCCCGTGGTCAGATGGCTCTCGCCCGTGTCGACACTATGCTGAAGGCCTCCTTGTTGCCCTACTGGAGCATGCATGCCCCTCATGGCCCTACTGCCACCGCCAAGAAGGTCATCGGTGCCGGTCACATTGAATTGAAGTTGGACGTTAACGAAGACGATGTTGATCTCCATGTCCACACCGATGTGATGCACAGCCACTACGAGAACGTGGATATCCTCAAGAACTTGGGCATGGCTCTGCGCAACGCCCGTCTGCCCATGTCGCAAATGTTCGCCATCAAGGCTGGTTTCGTCGGCATTTGCGACGTTGCCCCCAAGGCCGTCGTCACTTTCGACAATGTCACCATGAACGCTGACCTGCCCACCTGCTACACTCTCATCTCGGCCGACTGCTCTCCCACTCCTCGCTACGCAGTCTTCGCCAAGAAGACCACTGGCCCATCTCTTCCCTTGGCCGTCAAAATCTACGCCGGTGGCCACACCCTCGAACTGAACCCCGTCGCTAGCGGAGTCGAAGTTAAGGCCAACGACAAGGTCGTCAAGGTTGAAAACAACAAGCCCTACGTCTTGGCCGACAAGGACAACGTCATCCAGTACATTGTCGTCAGCAAGATTGGTGCCCGCTACTTTGTCCAGGTCCCAGTCCTCAAGTTGACCTTCCGTTACACTGGCGATGACATCACCAGCATGATCCCCGCCACCCACCGCGCTCAACATTGCGGTCTGTGCGGTGATTACAACGGCCAGTTCTCCCGCGAATTGGTCAGCCCGTCCGGCTGCAACGTCAAGGATGCCACCGACTTGGCCAGGTCTTACGTcttgagagacaacaagtgcAAGGAGAGCATCCCAGTTCCTCCATGCGTCGCTGAGCCCATCAGTGTTGGTGAAAGGAAGACCCGTTCCGTTGGAATTGTTGGTCATATGGATAAATTTATCCGTTCTTAA
- the LOC124313214 gene encoding protein downstream neighbor of son homolog, with product MSGSVWKKPDEVMRQMRDKKKALQARFSHASTTTTTNNLDNDEALAPTSSSSATASVKRKNPFRRSPAKRPKLLTVTQDDQRNASANVDFMSMLNAPNVKADTNKELAVELPQALSIFTAVTPVCQKVDQCPVDWSLKTRVRFTSKSPFAFSSTLKTSEEASGITGFVRCVSSLKSDEWSTLDTSTNAQFHQCCLLWQYPWLPWLSLFPRDTRAPITSTSSVQIGMDSSVSNCLINDWCESFRSLFGLLRARQCPFFYVCTHQFTVLFRAAGIGGVAEIHALLTPTTRGMREVLRREDISYSMPLKKSGQDQTNPVNNDEDDETKEADKVGDLDDEDCDEDDADWINDIGLHSNLRSKLEAERLQDGGQGTSQGTYADSLLLIEGVETQGLFNWLLNSKLCLSSTGPLTGIPPTLFSPVAFHQATLRPLKARQGFLKQDGENLYSIEVQGPILPHSMVSLMKLLQSSDFTAVWTTLSSTKPFASFQSSTAATSAFGKESLSDCGLDRTSLDLFCSSQLPPSASEIRFQDGCFYFN from the exons ATGTCAGGGTCTGTTTGGAAAAAGCCTGACGAAGTTATGAGGCAGATGAGGGATAAGAAAAAAGCCCTCCAAGCACGATTCAGTCATGCATCCaccacgacaacaacaaataatttaGATAATGACGAAGCCCTGGCCCCCACATCGTCATCGTCAGCAACTGCCTCTGTAAAGAGAAAGAATCCTTTCAG ACGCTCCCCAGCCAAGAGGCCAAAACTTCTTACAGTCACTCAAGATGACCAGAGAAATGCAAGTGCCAATGTAGATTTCATGAGCATGTTAAATGCCCCCAATGTAAAAGCTGATACCAATAAAGAGTTGGCTGTGGAACTACCACAAGCTCTGTCAATATTCACTGCAGTAACACCTGTTTGCCAGAAAGTTGATCAGTGTCCTGTTGATTGGTCCTTAAAGACCAGGGTACGCTTCACCTCTAAATCACCTTTCGCCTTCAGCTCTACTCTCAAA ACGTCCGAGGAGGCTTCTGGAATCACAGGTTTCGTGAGATGCGTCAGCTCTCTCAAATCCGACGAGTGGAGCACGTTGGACACGTCAACAAATGCGCAATTTCATCAATGCTGCTTGTTGTGGCAATATCCTTGGCTGCCTTGGTTATCTTTATTCCCTCGGGACACACGAGCCCCTATCACTTCCACCAGCTCTGTCCAAATCGGCATGGACTCGAGCGTGTCAAATTGCCTGATCAACGACTGGTGTGAAAGCTTTCGCTCTCTTTTCGGACTTTTGCGCGCGAGGCAATGCCCATTCTTCTATGTCTGCACTCATCAATTCACTGTTCTCTTTCGAGCTGCTGGAATAGGAGGAGTTGCAGAAATCCATGCTCTATTAACCCCTACCACACGTGGGATGCGAGAAGTTTTGCGACGAGAAG ATATCTCATACTCGATGCCGTTGAAGAAAAGTGGTCAAGATCAAACGAACCCTGTGAataatgatgaagatgatgaaaccAAAGAAGCTGACAAAGTTGGCGATCTTGATGACGAAGATTGTGACGAAGATGATGCTGACTGGATCAACGATATCGGCCTGCACTCAAATCTCAGATCAAAATT GGAGGCTGAAAGGTTGCAGGATGGAGGGCAAGGAACAAGCCAAGGCACCTATGCGGACTCGCTCCTTTTGATCGAAGGTGTTGAGACGCAGGGACTGTTCAACTGGCTTCTAAACAGCAAACTGTGTCTGTCTAGCACTGGTCCATTAACTGGAATTCCTCCAACTCTATTCAGTCCCGTCGCTTTCCATCAGGCCACACTCCGACCCCTCAAG GCCCGACAAGGTTTTCTGAAGCAAGACGGAGAAAATCTCTACTCCATCGAAGTTCAGGGTCCGATCCTACCCCACTCGATGGTATCGCTAATGAAACTGCTGCAAAGCAGCGATTTCACGGCTGTCTGGACTACGCTATCCAGCACCAAGCCCTTCGCATCATTCCAAAGTTCGACCGCCGCCACTTCTGCATTCGGTAAGGAAAGTTTGAGTGATTGTGGTCTTGACCGGACGAGCCTCGATCTGTTTTGCTCATCACAACTCCCGCCATCCGCTAGCGAGATCCGCTTTCAAGATGGATGTTTTTACTTTAACTAA
- the LOC124313438 gene encoding uncharacterized protein LOC124313438 isoform X2 — translation MDESDYNNETGWRKRQLSDGDPDACDFMPLSKRINNLHLNGSNLNSEATPSYTPTGSSICECRLQPSTSSSVIQCSLCNPNLYGITRQALPLPDLLNIPNEMSRERTPQHQQFIHDDTYSPDMDVHSNPHYYTPNKLLFDLHIERVKRHGILFKPNKYDG, via the exons ATGGACGAATCTGATTATAACAATGAAACTGGATG GAGAAAACGTCAACTCAGTGATGGTGATCCAGATGCATGTGACTTTATGCCACTGTCTAAAAGGATCAACAACCTGCATTTAAATGGTAGTAATTTGAACTCGGAAGCCACACCATCATACACT CCTACTGGATCTTCCATCTGTGAATGCCGTCTGCAACCAAGCACTTCCAGCAGTGTGATTCAATGTTCCTTGTGCAACCCCAATCTCTATGGGATCACTCGGCAAGCACTTCCTCTTCCAGACCTGCTGAACATTCCCAATGAAATGTCACGTGAAAGAACTCCCCAGCATCAACAGTTTATTCACGATGACACCTATTCACCAGACATGGATGTTCACTCCAACCCTCACTACTACACACCCAACAAGCTGCTGTTTGATTTGCACATTGAGCGTGTCAAGAGGCACGGTATACTATTCAAGCCCAACAAGTACGACGGCTAG
- the LOC124313438 gene encoding uncharacterized protein LOC124313438 isoform X1 — protein MDESDYNNETGCHRRKRQLSDGDPDACDFMPLSKRINNLHLNGSNLNSEATPSYTPTGSSICECRLQPSTSSSVIQCSLCNPNLYGITRQALPLPDLLNIPNEMSRERTPQHQQFIHDDTYSPDMDVHSNPHYYTPNKLLFDLHIERVKRHGILFKPNKYDG, from the exons ATGGACGAATCTGATTATAACAATGAAACTGGATG TCACAGGAGAAAACGTCAACTCAGTGATGGTGATCCAGATGCATGTGACTTTATGCCACTGTCTAAAAGGATCAACAACCTGCATTTAAATGGTAGTAATTTGAACTCGGAAGCCACACCATCATACACT CCTACTGGATCTTCCATCTGTGAATGCCGTCTGCAACCAAGCACTTCCAGCAGTGTGATTCAATGTTCCTTGTGCAACCCCAATCTCTATGGGATCACTCGGCAAGCACTTCCTCTTCCAGACCTGCTGAACATTCCCAATGAAATGTCACGTGAAAGAACTCCCCAGCATCAACAGTTTATTCACGATGACACCTATTCACCAGACATGGATGTTCACTCCAACCCTCACTACTACACACCCAACAAGCTGCTGTTTGATTTGCACATTGAGCGTGTCAAGAGGCACGGTATACTATTCAAGCCCAACAAGTACGACGGCTAG